The Chitinophaga parva genomic sequence CACTTCCCGGGTTTTAGGCGGTAAACCCGCATTGCCCGTATTGTTACGCCAATGTAAACACCTGTGGCGCCCATGCTAAAATCTTAATGTGGGCCATTAATATTACACAACCAAGTAAATTTGGCCTTTAACTGGATCGTATGAAGAAAGACAAGATTTTGGTGATCGGCGCCTGCGGCCAGATCGGCGTAGAGCTGACCCTTGCACTGCGCAAGATGTACGGAGACAATAACGTGGTGGCGTCTGACCTGCGGGAAGAGCATGAACTGCTGAAAGGTTCCGGCCCTTACGTGTCGCTGGATGTGATGAACAAGGAAATGCTGCACGTGCTGGTCATCCGCCATAACATCACCCAGATCTACCTGCTGGCGGCCATCCTCTCCGCTACCGGCGAAAAGAACCCGCTGCTGGCATGGCATATCAACATGCAAAGCCTGCTCAATGTGCTCGATATTGCCAAGGAAGAGGGCATCGATAAAGTGTACTGGCCCAGTTCCATCGCTGTATTCGGCCCTAACTCTCCCAAGACCGAAACGCCGCAGCATACTATCATTGAGCCTACTACCATTTACGGTATCAGCAAGTTTGCCGGTGAGCGCTGGTGCGAATACTACAACCACCGCTACGGTATTGATGTGCGCAGCCTCCGCTACCCGGGCCTCATCAGTTATAAATCTGCTCCCGGCGGCGGCACCACAGATTACGCCATCGAGATCTTCCACGATGCGCTGGAAAGCAAATCTTACAACTGCTTCCTCAAGGAAGATACTTACCTCCCCATGATGTACATGCCGGACGCTATCCGCGCCACCATTGAGCTCATGGAAGCACCCAAAGAAAACATCAAGATCCGCTCCTCCTATAACCTCGGCGCTATGAGTTTCTCCCCGAAAGAAATAGCCGCTGAAATAGGAAAGCACGTCCCGGGTTTCAGGATCAGCTATGAGCCGGATTACCGCCAGCAAATCGCAGACGGATGGCCCGGCAGCATTGACGACGAAGCCGCCCGTAAGGACTGGGGCTGGAAGCATGAATTTGACCTGGAGAAAATGACAGTGGATATGTTGAAGAATTTGAAGAAATAAAATTGTACAGCGTACAACGTACAGCGTACAACGTACAACGACTGATCTACGCGAATATCATACACAAAAATAATTTGCGGATAAAGTTATCACAAGCGCCAACCGTTAAATGCAAAACGCTTCGATGTTATTCATCGAAGCGTTTTTGTTTTAATATCTTAAACCGTACGTTGTACGTTGTACGCTGTACGTTGTACAATTCTATATCACAAACCCCACTGCCACGGTAGCATTGCTGAATTCATCAATGAGAATGAAAGCGCCATTGGCAGGATTTGCAGCGTAGGTGTCTGCGAAGACTGGCTGGGCGGTTTTGAGCGAGATCTTACCAATATCGTTCAGGCCGAGCTCTTTTTTGTCGGCAATGATCTCGTTCTTGGTTACATCCAGTACTTCCTGCACGCCTTGTACTTTGGCTTTGAGGCGGTTTACGCCGTGCTGCAGCAGGTAGGTTTTGCCAGGCACCAGTTTTTGCTGGTCCATCCAGCAGATGTTGGCGGTGATGTCTTTCAGTTCGCGGGGGGCCTGGCCGGCTTTGGCCAGCAGGTTGCCGCGGCTGATGTCTATTTCGTCTTCGAGCGTGATCACTACGCTGTCGCCGGTGTTGGCTACAGGCAGTTGCTGCTCAAACTTTTCGATGGTTTTGATCTTGCTGGTCTTACCGGAGGGGAGGGCTACCACTTCATCACCTACGCTGAAATGACCACTGGCCACGCGGCCGGCAAAGCCGCGGAAGTCGTGGTATTCCGTAGTGCGGGGGCGGATCACGTATTGCACCGGGAAGCGCGCGGGATGCTGGTTGTCGGCCGCATCCACCTCAATTGTTTCCAGGTATTCCAACAGGGTGTCGCCCTGGTACCAGCCCAGTTTTTCCGTGCGGGTCACCAGGTTCTCGCCATACAAAGAGGAAATGGGGATGAACTTGATCTCCTGTTCCTTGAAAGGCGCCTGTGCAATGAGGTGCTGGAAGTCGGCCACGATCTCGTTGAAGCGGGCTTCACTATACTCCACCAGGTCCATTTTGTTCACGCACACCACCAGGTGCGGAATGCGCAGCAGGTTGGCAATGAAGAAGTGGCGGTAGGTCTGTTCCACAATGCCTTTGCGGGCGTCTACCAGGATGAGGGATGCCTGCGCGGTGGAGGCGCCGGTCACCATGTTGCGGGTATATTCAATATGGCCGGGTGTATCGGCAATAATGTATTTGCGGGTAGGCGTGGAGAAATAGATATGGGCCACGTCAATCGTGATGCCCTGCTCACGCTCTGCTACCAGGCCGTCTGTGAGCAAAGACAGGTCGGTGAAGTCGAGTCCTTTGCGCTTGCTGGCCGCGTGGATGGCTTCCAGTTTGTCCTGTGTAATGGACTTGGTATCGTAAAGTAAACGGCCTATCAGTGTGCTTTTGCCATCATCCACACTGCCGGAGGTGGCTATATGAAGTACTTCCATTGTTGTCGGTTGTTAATTGATTAAAAATAGCCAGCCTGCTTACGTTTCTCCATGGCGGCTTCGGAGCGTTTATCGTCAATGCGGGCGCCGCGTTCGGAGATCTTGGCTTCCAGGATCTCGGAGATGATATCTTCCAGTTTACCGGCTTCGGAAATTACGGCGGCAGTGCAGGTCATATCGCCTACGGTGCGGAAGCGCACGCGGCCCGTGAAGGGTACTTCGCCATCCACCGTGTTGAGGAATGCTGAGTAAGGCCAGTACATGCCATCCCGTTCTATGATCTGGCGCTCATGGCTGTAGTAGATAGAAGGGATGGCCAGGTTCTCGCGGCGGATGTAGTTCCACACGTCAAGCTCTGTCCAGTTGGAGATGGGGAACACGCGCACATTCTCGCCCATGTTGATCTTACCATTGAGCATATCAAACAATTCGGGGCGTTGCATTTTGGCGTTCCACTGGCCAAATTCATCGCGCACGGAGAAGATGCGTTCCTTGGCGCGGGCCTTCTCTTCATCGCGGCGGGCGCCGCCTATGCAGGCATCGTATTTCAGTGATTCAATGGCATCCAGCAGGGTTACGGTCTGCAGGGCGTTGCGGCTGGCGTACTTACCGGTTTCTTCCTGCACTTTACCCTGGTCTATGCTGTCCTGCACGTAGCGTACCTGCAGTTCCACACCGAGTGACTTTACCAGTTCATCGCGGAAGCTGATGGTTTCGGGGAAGTTATGCCCGGTGTCTACATGCAGCAAAGGGAAGGGGATCTTGCCGGGTGCAAAGGCTTTCTGGGCCAGGCGTACCAGGGTGATGGAATCTTTACCACCGGAAAACAGGATGGCCGGACGTTCAAATTGTGCCGCTGTTTCCCGCAGGATATAAATCGCCTCGTCTTCCAGGGCCTGGGGAAATTGCCATTGAATTTTATTGCTCATTGAAGTCTATTTGAGTGCCAGCCGCCAGTGCGTGCGGGCATGAAGTGCTGAATATAATTACAGGTTGTATACCATTGCCTTAGGCATGGAGGCCACATTCTTTCTTGGAAAGCTCCCACCACCAGCGGCCTGCGCGGGGATGTTCGCCCGGCTCTATAGCGCGGGTACAGGGGGCGCAGCCAATGCTGACAAAGCCTTTGTCGTGCAGCTTATTGTAAGGTACACGGTGCTCGGCCAGGTAGGTGGTCATCTGCTCAAAGCTCCAGTCTATGAGCGGATTGTATTTGTAAAGTGCGCGTTTTTCATCCCACTCGATAAGGGGCATGTCGTGGCGGTTGTCGGATTGTTCGGCGCGCAGGCCGGTGATCCAGACTTTCACGCCTTCCAGGGCCCGGTTCAGGGGCTGCACCTTACGGATATGGCAGCACTCCTTGCGGTTGTCCACGGAGTCATAAAAGCTGTTGGTCCCCTTTTCGCGCAGCAGGTGCTCTACGGCGGCAGTGTCCGGGAAATACACTTCTATGGGTTGCTGGTAGCGGGCGCGGGTCAGGTCTATGAGATCATAGGTTTCCTGGAAAAGCCGGCCGGTATCGAGGGTAAAGACGCGTACGGGCAGTTTGTGTTTCCAGATAATATCGGCGATCACCTGGTCTTCCTGTCCGAAGGAAGTGGAAAAGGCCACAGCGCCAGGGAACTGGTCGCAAAGCCACTGTATAGCTTCCGGAATGTCTTTGTTTGCAAGTGTGGTGGTGGTAATTGCAGTCATGTCACTTCCTTTTCAGCTGCCGGGTACCTGCTGCGTGCAGGGCCGGCATGGATCGAATGGTACAAAAATACATAAAACCTATAAAAACTATAGACTAAATTTAAAAGAGGGACTGCGGCATGCGGCGGCCATCATGTCAACCAATGTACAGCGCAGCCCGGCACCGTATAAAATAAAAAGG encodes the following:
- the cysD gene encoding sulfate adenylyltransferase subunit CysD → MSNKIQWQFPQALEDEAIYILRETAAQFERPAILFSGGKDSITLVRLAQKAFAPGKIPFPLLHVDTGHNFPETISFRDELVKSLGVELQVRYVQDSIDQGKVQEETGKYASRNALQTVTLLDAIESLKYDACIGGARRDEEKARAKERIFSVRDEFGQWNAKMQRPELFDMLNGKINMGENVRVFPISNWTELDVWNYIRRENLAIPSIYYSHERQIIERDGMYWPYSAFLNTVDGEVPFTGRVRFRTVGDMTCTAAVISEAGKLEDIISEILEAKISERGARIDDKRSEAAMEKRKQAGYF
- a CDS encoding sulfate adenylyltransferase subunit 1, producing the protein MEVLHIATSGSVDDGKSTLIGRLLYDTKSITQDKLEAIHAASKRKGLDFTDLSLLTDGLVAEREQGITIDVAHIYFSTPTRKYIIADTPGHIEYTRNMVTGASTAQASLILVDARKGIVEQTYRHFFIANLLRIPHLVVCVNKMDLVEYSEARFNEIVADFQHLIAQAPFKEQEIKFIPISSLYGENLVTRTEKLGWYQGDTLLEYLETIEVDAADNQHPARFPVQYVIRPRTTEYHDFRGFAGRVASGHFSVGDEVVALPSGKTSKIKTIEKFEQQLPVANTGDSVVITLEDEIDISRGNLLAKAGQAPRELKDITANICWMDQQKLVPGKTYLLQHGVNRLKAKVQGVQEVLDVTKNEIIADKKELGLNDIGKISLKTAQPVFADTYAANPANGAFILIDEFSNATVAVGFVI
- a CDS encoding phosphoadenylyl-sulfate reductase — its product is MTAITTTTLANKDIPEAIQWLCDQFPGAVAFSTSFGQEDQVIADIIWKHKLPVRVFTLDTGRLFQETYDLIDLTRARYQQPIEVYFPDTAAVEHLLREKGTNSFYDSVDNRKECCHIRKVQPLNRALEGVKVWITGLRAEQSDNRHDMPLIEWDEKRALYKYNPLIDWSFEQMTTYLAEHRVPYNKLHDKGFVSIGCAPCTRAIEPGEHPRAGRWWWELSKKECGLHA
- a CDS encoding NAD-dependent epimerase/dehydratase family protein, whose translation is MKKDKILVIGACGQIGVELTLALRKMYGDNNVVASDLREEHELLKGSGPYVSLDVMNKEMLHVLVIRHNITQIYLLAAILSATGEKNPLLAWHINMQSLLNVLDIAKEEGIDKVYWPSSIAVFGPNSPKTETPQHTIIEPTTIYGISKFAGERWCEYYNHRYGIDVRSLRYPGLISYKSAPGGGTTDYAIEIFHDALESKSYNCFLKEDTYLPMMYMPDAIRATIELMEAPKENIKIRSSYNLGAMSFSPKEIAAEIGKHVPGFRISYEPDYRQQIADGWPGSIDDEAARKDWGWKHEFDLEKMTVDMLKNLKK